In one Myripristis murdjan chromosome 5, fMyrMur1.1, whole genome shotgun sequence genomic region, the following are encoded:
- the kiaa1328 gene encoding protein hinderin isoform X2 has product MAAAAAKSGESGIFWINDASDEEQPMVFVPGVNREMKFQTPLRFGPGGTSSATEKGTKMRAKRGSEPKAEAPVNKGGKKKSHLQSGPVIYAKGKELLHPNNALSMEHIPPPPTSNFLPMPQVIPATSHAQSQVCLKDLCPEDKRRIANLIQELARVSEEKEESVQRLKDEQESFERKIQQLEQQNLLIVRERESLQQQYKECQELLGLYQQYLSQQQERLNQSIAQLSQPPPHSKLSSSEGVPSRVNGSVLDGSYLALAATQAGWPPVHRGADGRRGAAKTLSDHVSLSTMTIPSSSPSGSERTPTEGSVKQQSVQKGERSVLYSESYSRSEHYPDSGYRTQPQKTNDPLLANGHHGNQNRLLSVEAMGPEAKEALTRPLLGHEDWEEKRHQLLLQKMQLEMERERLWARLTEQEAQLRSQNQQLRQSRLDYNRFQQATQAEHGSSVTRNGAPQPEGLSKRHSPSRVCEDEEVRPVGPALNEELPQTSLTTLHNSIDVSEALQQSRRDMATSPVKTLASLSNPTSVPVRSKTPEARLDSSVTELLQAFSPVSVPGQCKPSTQRHKTPRSVNRPAVSAPRPVHSAVLSPAGPYPQSFQQDLEESQILEEIFFIC; this is encoded by the exons atggcggcagcagcagcaaaaagtgGAGAGTCAGGAATATTTTGGATTAATGACG CATCAGATGAGGAGCAGCCCATGGTGTTTGTTCCCG GAGTGAACAGAGAGATGAAGTTTCAGACCCCGCTCAGGTTTGGGCCAGGCGGTACCAGCAGCGCCACTGAGAAAGGCACCAAGATGAGGGCCAAACGTGGCTCTGAACCCAAGGCTGAGGCTCCAGTGAACAAAGGTGGCAAGAAAAAGAGCCACCTGCAAAGTGGCCCTGTGATTTACGCCAAAGGAAAAGAGTTGCTCCATCCCAACAATGCTTTATCCATGGAACAtatcccacccccacccaccagTAACTTTCTCCCTATGCCACAG GTAATCCCTGCGACCAGCCATGCTCAGAGCCAGGTGTGTCTGAAGGACCTGTGTCCGGAGGATAAGCGCCGCATTGCAAACCTCATCCAAGAATTAGCCAG AGTGAGCGAGGAGAAAGAGGAATCAGTTCAGCGGCTGAAGGATGAACAAGAATCCTTTGAACGCAAGATCCAACAGCTGGAACAGCAGAACCTGCTCATAGTACGTGAAAGGGAGA GCCTGCAGCAACAGTACAAGGAGTGCCAGGAGCTGCTTGGGCTCTACCAGCAGTACCTTTCTCAGCAGCAGGAGAGGCTCAACCAGTCCATCGCCCAGCTTAGCCAGCCGCCACCTCACAGCAAG TTGTCCAGTAGTGAAGGAGTCCCCAGCAGAGTTAACGGCTCAGTCTTGGATGGCTCATACCTTGCCCTGGCTGCCACTCAAGCAGGATGGCCTCCAGTGCACAGGGGGGCTGATGGCAGAAGAGGAGCAGCAAAGACTCTTAGTgaccatgtctctctctcaaccaTGACTATTCCCAGCTCCTCTCCCAGTGGGAGTGAGCGCACTCCGACTGAGGGGTCAGTCAAACAGCAGAGTGTTCAGAAAGGGGAGCGGAGTGTGCTGTACTCAGAGTCCTACAGTAGATCTGAGCACTACCCAGACAGTGGATACAGAACACAGCCACAAAAAACTAACGACCCTCTCCTAGCGAATGGCCACCATGGTAACCAGAACAG GCTCCTAAGTGTGGAAGCCATGGGCCCAGAGGCCAAGGAAGCCTTGACCCGGCCCCTGCTGGGTCATGAGGACTGGGAGGAGAAGAGGCACCAGCTACTGCTGCAGAAAATGCagctggagatggagagagagagactgtgggcACGGCTTACAGAACAGGAGGCTCAACTCCGCAGTCAAAACCAGCAGCTACGACAGTCACGACTTGACTACAATAG GTTTCAACAAGCCACTCAAGCTGAGCATGGCAGCTCAGTCACTAGAAATGGAGCACCACAGCCAGAAGGCCTTTCCAAACGCCATTCACCTTCCAG ggTGTGTGAAGATGAGGAGGTACGTCCTGTAGGGCCGGCCTTAAACGAAGAGCTCCCACAAACGTCACTCACCACTCTGCATAATAGCATTGACGTTTCTG AAGCCTTACAGCAATCCAGAAGGGATATGGCGACTTCCCCTGTAAAGACTCTTGCCAGCCTCAGTAATCCCACCTCAGTGCCTGTGAGGTCAAAGACCCCTGAGGCTAG GTTGGACTCGTCTgtgactgagctgctgcaggcctTCAGTCCAGTCTCTGTGCCTGGACAATGCAAGCCCTCCACCCAAAGACACAAGACACCACGCAGTGTTAATAGACCAGCCGTCAGCGCCCCCCGGCCAGTCCACAGTGCCGTGCTGTCCCCTGCTGGGCCTTACCCCCAAAGCTTCCAGCAAGACCTGGAAGAAAGCCAAATACTGGAGGAGATATTCTTCATTTGCTAA
- the kiaa1328 gene encoding protein hinderin isoform X1, whose product MTVPLHLPFLGKRQTFRVNAGGFTNAAYVEASDEEQPMVFVPGVNREMKFQTPLRFGPGGTSSATEKGTKMRAKRGSEPKAEAPVNKGGKKKSHLQSGPVIYAKGKELLHPNNALSMEHIPPPPTSNFLPMPQVIPATSHAQSQVCLKDLCPEDKRRIANLIQELARVSEEKEESVQRLKDEQESFERKIQQLEQQNLLIVRERESLQQQYKECQELLGLYQQYLSQQQERLNQSIAQLSQPPPHSKLSSSEGVPSRVNGSVLDGSYLALAATQAGWPPVHRGADGRRGAAKTLSDHVSLSTMTIPSSSPSGSERTPTEGSVKQQSVQKGERSVLYSESYSRSEHYPDSGYRTQPQKTNDPLLANGHHGNQNRLLSVEAMGPEAKEALTRPLLGHEDWEEKRHQLLLQKMQLEMERERLWARLTEQEAQLRSQNQQLRQSRLDYNRFQQATQAEHGSSVTRNGAPQPEGLSKRHSPSRVCEDEEVRPVGPALNEELPQTSLTTLHNSIDVSEALQQSRRDMATSPVKTLASLSNPTSVPVRSKTPEARLDSSVTELLQAFSPVSVPGQCKPSTQRHKTPRSVNRPAVSAPRPVHSAVLSPAGPYPQSFQQDLEESQILEEIFFIC is encoded by the exons ATGACGGTACCCTTACATTTACCTTTCCTAGGAAAACGTCAGACTTTTCGAGTGAATGCGGGTGGTTTCACAAACGCTGCTTATGTTGAAg CATCAGATGAGGAGCAGCCCATGGTGTTTGTTCCCG GAGTGAACAGAGAGATGAAGTTTCAGACCCCGCTCAGGTTTGGGCCAGGCGGTACCAGCAGCGCCACTGAGAAAGGCACCAAGATGAGGGCCAAACGTGGCTCTGAACCCAAGGCTGAGGCTCCAGTGAACAAAGGTGGCAAGAAAAAGAGCCACCTGCAAAGTGGCCCTGTGATTTACGCCAAAGGAAAAGAGTTGCTCCATCCCAACAATGCTTTATCCATGGAACAtatcccacccccacccaccagTAACTTTCTCCCTATGCCACAG GTAATCCCTGCGACCAGCCATGCTCAGAGCCAGGTGTGTCTGAAGGACCTGTGTCCGGAGGATAAGCGCCGCATTGCAAACCTCATCCAAGAATTAGCCAG AGTGAGCGAGGAGAAAGAGGAATCAGTTCAGCGGCTGAAGGATGAACAAGAATCCTTTGAACGCAAGATCCAACAGCTGGAACAGCAGAACCTGCTCATAGTACGTGAAAGGGAGA GCCTGCAGCAACAGTACAAGGAGTGCCAGGAGCTGCTTGGGCTCTACCAGCAGTACCTTTCTCAGCAGCAGGAGAGGCTCAACCAGTCCATCGCCCAGCTTAGCCAGCCGCCACCTCACAGCAAG TTGTCCAGTAGTGAAGGAGTCCCCAGCAGAGTTAACGGCTCAGTCTTGGATGGCTCATACCTTGCCCTGGCTGCCACTCAAGCAGGATGGCCTCCAGTGCACAGGGGGGCTGATGGCAGAAGAGGAGCAGCAAAGACTCTTAGTgaccatgtctctctctcaaccaTGACTATTCCCAGCTCCTCTCCCAGTGGGAGTGAGCGCACTCCGACTGAGGGGTCAGTCAAACAGCAGAGTGTTCAGAAAGGGGAGCGGAGTGTGCTGTACTCAGAGTCCTACAGTAGATCTGAGCACTACCCAGACAGTGGATACAGAACACAGCCACAAAAAACTAACGACCCTCTCCTAGCGAATGGCCACCATGGTAACCAGAACAG GCTCCTAAGTGTGGAAGCCATGGGCCCAGAGGCCAAGGAAGCCTTGACCCGGCCCCTGCTGGGTCATGAGGACTGGGAGGAGAAGAGGCACCAGCTACTGCTGCAGAAAATGCagctggagatggagagagagagactgtgggcACGGCTTACAGAACAGGAGGCTCAACTCCGCAGTCAAAACCAGCAGCTACGACAGTCACGACTTGACTACAATAG GTTTCAACAAGCCACTCAAGCTGAGCATGGCAGCTCAGTCACTAGAAATGGAGCACCACAGCCAGAAGGCCTTTCCAAACGCCATTCACCTTCCAG ggTGTGTGAAGATGAGGAGGTACGTCCTGTAGGGCCGGCCTTAAACGAAGAGCTCCCACAAACGTCACTCACCACTCTGCATAATAGCATTGACGTTTCTG AAGCCTTACAGCAATCCAGAAGGGATATGGCGACTTCCCCTGTAAAGACTCTTGCCAGCCTCAGTAATCCCACCTCAGTGCCTGTGAGGTCAAAGACCCCTGAGGCTAG GTTGGACTCGTCTgtgactgagctgctgcaggcctTCAGTCCAGTCTCTGTGCCTGGACAATGCAAGCCCTCCACCCAAAGACACAAGACACCACGCAGTGTTAATAGACCAGCCGTCAGCGCCCCCCGGCCAGTCCACAGTGCCGTGCTGTCCCCTGCTGGGCCTTACCCCCAAAGCTTCCAGCAAGACCTGGAAGAAAGCCAAATACTGGAGGAGATATTCTTCATTTGCTAA